One window from the genome of Saccharomyces mikatae IFO 1815 strain IFO1815 genome assembly, chromosome: 4 encodes:
- the GUD1 gene encoding guanine deaminase (similar to Saccharomyces cerevisiae GUD1 (YDL238C); ancestral locus Anc_2.20), translating into MTKTNLLSDQVNDKPAGFLVFFGTFVDTPKLGELRIREKTSVGVFDGIIKFINTNSLDPIKDCLSYDTSLSPEDVTVVEVTEKDTTQIDGFYFPGFVDTHNHVSQYPNVGIFGNSTLLDWLEKYTFPIEAALANENLAKEVYNKVISKTLSHGTTTVAYYNTIDLESTKLLAQVSSLLGQRVFVGKVCMDANGPAYYIEDTKTSFESTVKAVKYIRETLSDSLVNPIVTPRFAPSCSRELMQQLSKLVGEEDLHVQTHLSENKKEIQWVQDLFPECANYTDVYDKYGLLTEKTILAHCVHLTEAEARVVKQRRCGISHCPISNSSLTSGECRVRWLLDQGINVGLGTDVSAGHSCSILATGRHAFTVSRHLAMKEADRVKLSVSECLFLATMGGAQVLRMDDTLGTFEVGKQFDAQLIKTDVPGSNVDMFSWQLQGTNQMQEQKRDVYKNPPLLTKEDIIAKWFFNGDDRNTIKVWVSGRLVHQT; encoded by the coding sequence ATGACGAAAACGAATTTGTTATCTGACCAAGTCAATGACAAACCAGCAGGATTTctagttttttttggtaCATTTGTAGATACCCCTAAACTGGGAGAATTGAGAATCAGAGAGAAAACTTCAGTAGGTGTTTTCGATggaatcatcaaatttatcaatacAAATTCACTCGATCCTATTAAGGATTGTTTAAGTTATGATACTAGTCTATCTCCAGAGGATGTAACAGTCGTTGAAGTAACGGAAAAAGATACAACTCAAATTGACGGTTTTTATTTCCCAGGCTTTGTAGATACACACAATCATGTCTCTCAATATCCAAATGTAGGTATATTTGGAAATTCTACTCTGTTAGATTGGCTAGAGAAATACACGTTTCCCATAGAAGCAGCATTAGCCAACGAAAATCTTGCAAAAGAAGTTTACAATAAAGTAATAAGCAAGACGCTTTCTCATGGGACTACAACGGTGGCTTACTATAATACTATTGACCTCGAATCAACTAAGCTCTTGGCTCAGGTGAGCTCCTTGTTGGGACAACGTGTCTTTGTTGGGAAGGTGTGCATGGACGCGAACGGACCTGCATATTATATTGAAGATACCAAGACTTCATTTGAAAGCACCGTGAAAGCTGTTAAATACATACGGGAGACTCTTTCTGACTCCCTAGTAAATCCCATAGTAACACCAAGGTTTGCTCCCTCTTGTTCAAGAGAATTAATGCAGCAATTGTCCAAGTTAGTGGGAGAGGAAGACCTACACGTGCAGACCCACTTGtcagaaaataagaagGAGATACAATGGGTTCAAGATTTGTTTCCTGAATGTGCAAATTACACCGATGTATACGACAAATATGGTCTGCTCACAGAAAAAACCATACTAGCACATTGCGTCCATCTAACAGAAGCGGAAGCGCGTGTGGTTAAACAAAGACGCTGTGGCATATCTCACTGTCCCATCTCTAACTCCTCTTTGACCTCGGGAGAGTGTAGGGTCCGATGGTTACTGGATCAAGGCATAAACGTCGGTCTAGGTACCGACGTTTCAGCTGGTCACTCTTGTAGCATATTAGCTACTGGAAGACATGCTTTTACTGTTTCAAGGCATTTGGCAATGAAGGAAGCCGATCGTGTGAAATTGTCTGTTTCTGAGTGCTTATTTCTTGCTACAATGGGTGGAGCGCAAGTCTTGCGTATGGATGATACCTTGGGAACGTTTGAAGTGGGTAAACAGTTTGACGCCCAACTGATCAAAACTGATGTTCCCGGATCAAACGTGGATATGTTTAGTTGGCAGTTACAAGGAACAAATCAAATGCAAGAGCAAAAGAGGGACGTTTATAAGAATCCTCCGCTGCTTACTAAAGAAGACATAATTGCAAAATGGTTCTTTAACGGTGATGATCGTAATACTATTAAAGTTTGGGTATCTGGTCGCTTAGTTCACCAGACTTAG
- the AIM6 gene encoding Aim6p (similar to Saccharomyces cerevisiae AIM6 (YDL237W); ancestral locus Anc_2.21) translates to MLRLKGCLIILIGYVVSVCALFSSRGRNPSLADWEKLKDQKLSNIGNFGLTGHYLLSFFQENLDLLSFPEKNYHHTHVSLYYDVFKEYILHNINSKKCLPVNSAISRLNKDVNPIPVHSHNDYWRKLPLFEGLAYGARSTEADVWNIDGKILAVGHNEAYLDPVELTLDKLYTGPLLSILDEVNCLDSDSEHKNGVFFNSPETSLFFYIDFKSDDNELTYKLLMQEYLKPLIDSGYLTYYDMNKDEIVWKPVTVVLTGNYPTSLHVLDNENDDGYFKSEQRFAFLDAPLLDLDPKYSKLSVTTTVSFDHLMKHCDSDLWKVLLRGHMDSNEINCAKSLIEDSHALKLETRIWGAPTWPANTVKAISHQIVHDLGSDLLNLDNLFMASSLI, encoded by the coding sequence ATGTTGAGACTGAAAGGCTGTTTAATTATTCTCATTGGTTACGTTGTTTCTGTATGTGCTTTATTTTCCAGCAGAGGAAGAAACCCGTCATTAGCTGATTGGGAGAAGTTAAAGGATCAAAAATTATCGAATATTGGTAATTTTGGTTTGACAGGTCACTATCTATTAAGCTTTTTCCAGGAGAACTTGGATCTTTTAAGCTTTCCTGAGAAAAACTATCACCACACACATGTTTCTTTGTATTATGATGTTTTTAAAGAGTATATCCTACACAATATCAACTCAAAGAAGTGTTTGCCCGTAAACTCTGCTATTTCAAGGTTGAACAAAGATGTCAATCCTATACCAGTTCACTCTCACAATGACTATTGGAGGAAGTTACCGCTCTTTGAAGGTTTAGCCTATGGTGCTAGAAGCACTGAAGCTGACGTGTGGAATATTGACGGAAAGATTCTAGCTGTCGGCCATAATGAAGCGTATTTAGACCCTGTTGAATTAACACTGGATAAGCTATATACCGGTCCGCTTTTATCGATATTAGATGAGGTAAACTGCCTCGACTCAGACTCTGAACACAAGAATGGAGTATTTTTTAATTCCCCTGAAACttcacttttcttttatattgaTTTCAAGTCAGATGATAACGAATTAACTTATAAACTACTAATGCAAGAATACCTTAAACCGCTGATTGATTCTGGTTATTTAACGTATTATGATATGAATAAGGATGAGATTGTTTGGAAACCTGTTACCGTTGTATTAACAGGCAATTACCCAACGTCTTTACACGTATTggataatgaaaatgatgatggttATTTTAAGTCAGAGCAAAGATTTGCATTTTTGGATGCACCGTTGTTAGATTTGGACCCCAAATACTCAAAGCTTTCTGTAACTACGACAGTTTCGTTCGACCACTTAATGAAACATTGTGATTCCGATCTTTGGAAGGTATTGCTAAGGGGCCATATGGACTCAAATGAGATTAATTGTGCTAAAAGTTTGATTGAAGATTCTCATGCACTGAAACTCGAGACAAGAATCTGGGGAGCTCCAACCTGGCCAGCTAACACGGTGAAAGCAATTTCTCACCAAATTGTCCATGACTTGGGTTCCGATCTACTCAACCTGGATAATTTGTTCATGGCATCGTCATTAATATAA
- the THI13 gene encoding 4-amino-5-hydroxymethyl-2-methylpyrimidine phosphate synthase: MSTDKITFLLNWQPTPYHIPIFLAQTKGYFKEQGLDLAILEPTNPSDVTELIGSGKVDMGLKAMIHTLAAKARGFPVTSVASLLDEPFTGVLYLKGSGITEDFQSLKGKRIGYVGEFGKIQIDELTKHYGMKPEDYTAVRCGMNVAKYIIEGKIDAGIGIECMQQVELEEYLAKQGRPASDAKMLRIDKLACLGCCCFCTVLYICNDEFLKKNPEKVRKFLNAIKKATDYVLSDPVAAWKEYVDFKPQLNNDLSYKQYQRCYAYFSSSLFNVHRDWKKVTGYGKRLAILPPDYVANYTNEYLSWPEPEEVSDPLEAQRLMAIHQEKCRQEGTFKRLALPA; the protein is encoded by the coding sequence ATGTCTACCGATAAGATTACATTTTTGTTGAACTGGCAACCAACTCCATACCACATTCCAATCTTCTTGGCTCAAACCAAGGGTTACTTCAAGGAACAAGGTCTAGACCTTGCCATCCTAGAGCCAACCAACCCTTCCGATGTCACTGAATTGATTGGTTCTGGTAAGGTTGACATGGGTTTGAAGGCCATGATCCACACCTTGGCTGCTAAGGCCCGTGGCTTCCCAGTCACCTCTGTCGCTTCCTTGTTGGACGAACCTTTCACTGGTGTTTTGTACTTGAAGGGCAGCGGTATCACTGAGGACTTCCAATCTCTAAAGGGTAAGAGAATTGGTTACGTCGGTGAATTCGGTAAGATTCAAATCGATGAATTGACCAAACACTACGGTATGAAGCCAGAAGACTACACCGCCGTCAGATGTGGTATGAACGTCGCCAAGTACATCATCGAAGGTAAGATCGATGCTGGTATTGGTATCGAATGTATGCAACAAGTCGAATTGGAAGAATACTTGGCCAAGCAAGGCAGACCAGCTTCCGATGCTAAGATGTTAAGAATTGACAAGTTGGCTTGTTTGGGTTGCTGTTGTTTCTGTACCGTCCTTTACATCTGTAACGacgaatttttgaagaagaacccAGAAAAGGTCAGAAAGTTCTTGAACGCCATCAAGAAGGCCACTGACTACGTTCTATCCGACCCAGTTGCCGCTTGGAAGGAATACGTCGACTTCAAGCCTCAATTGAACAACGACCTGTCTTACAAACAATACCAAAGATGTTACGCTTACttctcttcatctttgttCAATGTCCATCGTGACTGGAAGAAGGTTACCGGTTACGGTAAGAGATTGGCCATTTTGCCACCAGACTACGTCGCCAACTACACTAACGAATACTTATCTTGGCCAGAACCAGAAGAAGTTTCTGATCCATTAGAAGCTCAAAGATTGATGGCCATtcaccaagaaaaatgtagACAAGAAGGTACCTTCAAGAGATTGGCTCTTCCAGCTTAA
- the SMKI04G0030 gene encoding pyridoxal 5'-phosphate synthase subunit PdxS: MSEFKVKAGLAQMLKGGVIMDVVTPEQAIIAERAGACAVMALERIPADMRKSGQVCRMSDPHMIKEIMAAVSIPVMAKVRIGHFVEAQILEALQVDYIDESEVLTPADWTHHIEKNNYKVPFVCGAKDLGEALRRINEGAAMIRTKGEAGTGDVSEAVKHITKIKAEIQQYKETLKNEADFAAKAAELRVPVELLKSTLEKGKLPVVNFAAGGVATPADAALLMQLGCEGVFVGSGIFKSSDPQKLAGAIVEATTHYDNPEKLLQVSSDLGDLMGGISIQSINEAGGKNGARLSEIGW, translated from the coding sequence atgtcaGAATTCAAGGTGAAAGCTGGTTTAGCCCAAATGTTAAAGGGTGGTGTAATCATGGACGTGGTCACACCTGAACAGGCCATCATTGCTGAAAGAGCAGGTGCTTGTGCTGTTATGGCCTTGGAACGTATCCCAGCCGATATGCGTAAATCTGGGCAAGTGTGCCGTATGTCAGACCCACACATGATCAAGGAAATCATGGCTGCTGTTTCGATTCCAGTGATGGCTAAGGTCCGTATCGGCCACTTTGTGGAAGCACAGATCTTGGAGGCACTACAAGTAGATTACATTGACGAAAGTGAAGTCTTGACTCCAGCCGATTGGACACACcacattgaaaagaataactaCAAGGTCCCATTTGTTTGCGGTGCCAAGGATCTCGGTGAAGCATTGAGAAGAATAAACGAGGGTGCCGCAATGATCCGTACCAAGGGAGAAGCTGGTACTGGTGACGTTTCCGAGGCTGTCAAGCACATCACCAAGATCAAAGCAGAGATCCAACAGTACAAAGAGACTTTGAAAAACGAAGCAGACTTCGCAGCAAAGGCCGCTGAATTAAGGGTACCGGTCGAACTATTGAAGTCTACACTAGAAAAGGGCAAACTGCCCGTGGTCAACTTTGCTGCCGGTGGCGTGGCCACTCCAGCTGACGCAGCTTTACTGATGCAATTGGGCTGTGAGGGTGTATTTGTTGGTTCTGGTATATTCAAGTCCTCAGACCCTCAAAAGCTAGCTGGCGCCATTGTTGAAGCGACAACACACTACGACAACCCAGAAAAACTACTACAAGTGTCCAGCGACTTGGGTGATCTGATGGGTGGTATCTCCATCCAATCAATCAATGAGGCTGGTGGCAAAAACGGCGCAAGATTGTCTGAAATCGGGTGGTAG
- the SMKI04G0020 gene encoding uncharacterized protein produces MSIVIGVLALQGAFIEHIRHVEKCIDENKDQYNAELSVIAVRDNNQLSKCDALIIPGGESTAMSLIAQRTGFYNDLHTFVHNPNKVIWGTCAGLIYLSQQLSNEADLVQTLNLLKVRVKRNAFGRQAQSSSRICDFSGFIPNCHDFPATFIRAPVIEEVLDPENVQVLYKLDGKDNSDQELIVAAKQNDNVLATSFHPELAETDTRFHDWFIREFVLRKLQ; encoded by the coding sequence ATGTCCATCGTAATTGGAGTACTGGCACTACAAGGTGCGTTTATAGAACACATACGACACGTGGAAAAATGTATAGACGAAAACAAAGATCAATATAACGCAGAATTATCGGTGATTGCGGTGAGAGATAACAACCAGCTATCAAAATGTGACGCATTGATCATACCTGGTGGAGAGTCTACCGCAATGTCTCTTATCGCTCAAAGAACAGGGTTCTACAACGATCTTCACACGTTTGTGCACAACCCAAACAAGGTGATCTGGGGCACGTGCGCAGGACTGATATATCTTTCTCAACAGTTATCCAATGAAGCTGACTTGGTCCAGACGTTGAACCTGCTGAAAGTTAgagtgaaaagaaatgccTTTGGAAGACAAGCCCAGTCTTCCTCTCGGATCTGTGACTTTTCAGGCTTTATTCCAAACTGTCACGACTTCCCTGCAACGTTTATACGGGCGCCTGTGATAGAAGAAGTGCTGGATCCAGAGAACGTCCAGGTCCTATACAAACTGGACGGAAAAGATAACAGTGACCAAGAGCTCATTGTTGCGGCAAAGCAAAATGACAATGTTCTTGCCACATCATTTCATCCGGAACTAGCAGAGACCGATACGCGATTTCACGATTGGTTCATTAGAGAGTTTGTATTGAGAAAGCTGCAATAA
- the ADY3 gene encoding Ady3p (similar to Saccharomyces cerevisiae ADY3 (YDL239C) and CNM67 (YNL225C); ancestral locus Anc_2.16), with translation MNHWLAFLNKPESLKEKNFDCDQQEEMRDAVSNTSMKSPEKKPFRGRRSQAWIESEASASTTTGKFNTQDNVSSDIVSKMSSKRFGKNRSESWASSKASSPSGNVSTLEKPIEGNVVISPNKFLQRGSLPTVGIGSQALSPAGKPSTLGNVSPNKFTTYKAHNNIEVSKFSSTPTKLPTNVREPCGIPKGEQYVLNSENMDANIEVVHLENVFCSSRTSEEERSEYIKLREIRLSSSSNEGSSMSRGSNFPNMSGEVQLQNKEITALRERVNRNDDNIKELEELRRLNNTKIQKIEYLQKSLHDERKAASKRLRIAQDRFRKEITKIREEELSKLQNKNTSNEERHEVEEEKTKRKAFSQRNILVSELYRKQKQNLNLQQENDIFSKDIEESKNSIAKLQSEVEMLKSKLQLSQDENIKLKDNSSFYEKRLNDVYSYMQNLPLFEKDFGKFILEEMKHGHAPSTFQSRFTKLYPDFKDAKHFENMEQYKQLKGTIQVLERNDRIRLEKINSVFKLISERLHFMQQQHNQKIKYLQKEASTKEQQFRLEKKRWHDILNLKNENAQKITSELKEKLALSEKIQKNAEDKLNDYMHEHQEIIEKLQSQSLIIEELNNQIEDSNIRHKRITDELFGKKNEVLKLEETVRSLKEDILQEKLNLEKLYGDSYTELNFETVGKSFPHITKEKYDSLCLDILADLSYVQSQNLIKNLLIVLDIPVKTFLKIVPTIVIQLRCELVLLTKFANDLNLKVFGKQLDFKNRRKVAMNEFLNNHDIAEVKHPLEYDLQALFKYFFS, from the coding sequence atgAACCATTGGTTGGCGTTCTTAAACAAGCCTGAATCCTTAAAGGAGAAGAATTTTGATTGTGATCAACAGGAAGAGATGAGAGATGCTGTTAGTAATACGTCAATGAAATCGcctgaaaaaaaaccttttCGAGGACGGCGTTCACAAGCATGGATAGAATCAGAAGCATCAGCATCAACAACTACTGGAAAATTTAATACTCAGGACAATGTATCTTCTGATATCGTATCAAAAATGTCAAGTAAGcgttttggaaaaaatcgTTCTGAGAGTTGGGCGAGCTCAAAGGCTTCCTCACCTTCCGGTAATGTAAGTACGTTGGAAAAACCTATCGAAGGTAATGTTGTAATATCTCCAAATAAGTTTTTACAAAGAGGTAGTTTACCAACCGTAGGAATAGGTTCACAGGCCCTATCACCTGCCGGAAAGCCAAGTACACTAGGAAATGTGAGTCCCAATAAGTTTACTACATACAAGGCACACAACAATATAGAAGTGAGTAAATTCTCTTCTACACCCACAAAACTACCTACCAATGTCCGTGAACCCTGTGGGATACCTAAAGGTGAGCAATATGTTCTTAACAGTGAAAACATGGACGCAAACATAGAAGTGGTGCATCTAGAAAAcgttttttgttcatcaaGAACATCAGAAGAGGAACGGTCCGAGTACATAAAATTGAGAGAAATAAGACTATCTTCGTCCTCCAATGAAGGAAGTAGTATGTCTAGAGGAAGCAATTTCCCAAACATGTCGGGAGAAGTTCAGCTGCAAAATAAAGAGATTACAGCTTTAAGAGAAAGGGTTAATAgaaacgatgataatattaaaGAATTAGAGGAACTTAGGAGGTTGAATAACActaaaattcaaaaaattgaatacTTACAAAAATCATTACATGACGAGAGAAAAGCTGCGTCTAAAAGGCTTAGGATTGCCCAAGATCGGTTTCGTAAAGAAATCACAAAAAttagagaagaagaactttcAAAGcttcaaaacaaaaatactAGCAATGAGGAGAGACATgaagtagaagaagagaagacTAAGCGCAAAGctttttctcaaagaaatattctAGTGTCAGAACTCTATAGAAagcaaaaacaaaatttgaatttgcAGCAAGAGAacgatattttttcaaaagacaTTGAAGAATCGAAAAATTCTATAGCAAAGCTTCAATCAGAAGTTGAAATGTTGAAAAGTAAACTACAACTCTCTCAGGATGAAAATATAAAGTTGAAAGATAATAGTTCATTTTACGAGAAAAGATTAAATGACGTTTACAGCTATATGCAAAACCTTcctctttttgaaaaagattttGGTAAGTTTATATTAGAGGAAATGAAGCATGGCCATGCTCCTTCAACGTTTCAAAGCCGTTTCACCAAGCTTTATCCGGATTTCAAAGATGCTAAGCATTTTGAGAATATGGAGCAATACAAACAGCTAAAAGGAACGATACAAGTCCTAGAAAGGAATGATCGTATACGTTTAGAGAAAATTAATTCTGTTTTTAAACTAATAAGTGAAAGATTACACTTTATGCAGCAGCAGCATAatcagaaaataaaatatcttcaaaaagaagcgtcaacaaaagaacaacagTTCCgtttggaaaaaaagagatggCACGATATTTTGAATCTCAAGAACGAAAACGctcaaaaaataacaagTGAACTGAAGGAAAAATTAGCATTGAGTgaaaaaatccaaaaaaatgctGAAGATAAGTTGAATGATTATATGCATGAACACCAGGAAATCATTGAGAAGCTTCAAAGTCAATCTCTAatcattgaagaattgaataatCAAATTGAAGATTCTAATATCAGACACAAGAGAATAACTGACGAGCTAtttgggaaaaaaaatgaagtactcaaacttgaagaaacagTCAGATCACTCAAAGAAGATATACTTCAGGAAAAGCtaaatttggaaaaattataCGGTGATTCTTACACCGAACTTAATTTCGAAACCGTGGGTAAATCTTTTCCGCATAtaacaaaggaaaaatatgaCTCTTTGTGTCTCGATATTCTGGCAGATCTCTCCTATGTGCAATCGCAAAATCtaattaaaaatttacTAATTGTACTGGATATCCCAGTGAAGACCTTCTTAAAAATTGTACCAACGATTGTCATTCAACTAAGATGTGAACTTGTACTTCTCACGAAATTTGCCAATGATTTAAACCTGAAAGTTTTTGGTAAACAGttagatttcaaaaatagaaGGAAGGTTGCAATGAACGAGTTTTTAAACAATCACGATATCGCTGAAGTAAAGCATCCTCTTGAATATGATTTGCAAGCGTTGtttaagtattttttttcttag
- the LRG1 gene encoding GTPase-activating protein LRG1 (similar to Saccharomyces cerevisiae LRG1 (YDL240W); ancestral locus Anc_2.2): protein MIQNSAGYRSLNTGPPITIQVKNQKKICARCNRPVVQDSQRTKTTLKALGKYYHEKCFTCQDCKKALKPKYFPYQIDKMSAPILLCQYDYFRRHNLLCHVCDTPLRGLYYTAFGYRYDEEHFSCTICATPCGVKKCFMYKNQLYCKYHFLKYFSKRCKGCQFPISDQYIEFPKGEEIHCWHPECYGIHKYWHVNLAAETVGLQCLPKLKYNPDEGDKDISPTAYELDKQMQAFNFILSKTWSVLYRFEEEAASCISDMFQYLTSNDQLKGIESTALLVMKIDCLFRGLDTLNLSTNKSMPINSEKEYTENNAMAVNKYSKFPKNLSTKIMIYLQLLRKLGTENKDETITISSFMSVITGLAHFLKLLTRFGLYTALENNKVNHSVNPLLRFLREVEKNELFENNPFQYIKTPVNATDSCAGCNKYIQEECIQFYEHRWHISCFVCSSCHKNINPMSLTDPTFNKEKKKILCSHCSIDDPASVPGFKFVTKLAQLIFLLKIALVKSRTVMLKSRASNTAGRNSLQSTMLKEQTYIRTLNDIKRLRSRRESVRVTHNKQQARKSVIIETTEIDLNDPMKQGDRKNLVIQTDDLSSNQQVNTRDNVFSNTKTLTLDDISRIVAAEQARELRPNAFTHFKKLKETDDETLNVVAKKSGIYYSELSAIELSTIRAISLSLLANKQLISKADPNYNNLVSMVFSNEKQVTGSFWNKMKIMMSMESKKTIAKTVFGTPLDVLCEKWGVDSDLGVGPVKIRIPIIIDELISSLRQMDMSVEGIFRKNGNIRRLRELTTTIDSSPTEAPDFSKENAIQLSALLKKFIRELPQPILSTDLYDLWIKAAKEDSEDKKQRVILLIYSLLPTYNRNILEALLSFLHWTSSFSYIENEMGSKMDIHNLSTVITPNILYLHHTEVSNDSVPEDPESGLIDSFAQNRGENYFLAIEIVDYLITHNEEMAMVPKFLMNLLKDVQLQKLDNYESINNFISNSLQKKTIDYSECDTKTPVMVKDSTTMVIQGDVNK, encoded by the coding sequence ATGATTCAAAACTCTGCTGGTTATCGATCACTGAATACTGGACCTCCGATAACCATTCAagtaaaaaatcaaaagaaaatatgcGCCCGCTGTAACAGACCAGTTGTACAAGATAGCCAACGAACGAAAACGACTTTAAAAGCCCTCGGTAAATACTATCACGAGAAATGTTTCACATGTCAAGATTGTAAGAAGGCTCTAAAGCCCAAGTACTTTCCTTATCAAATAGACAAGATGAGTGCGCCTATATTGTTATGCCAATACGATTATTTTAGGAGACATAATTTGTTATGTCACGTATGTGATACTCCACTGCGTGGATTATATTATACCGCATTCGGTTACCGGTACGACGAAGAGCATTTTTCCTGTACAATCTGTGCTACTCCTTGTGGTGTGAAAAAATGCTTCATGTacaaaaatcaactatATTGTAAGTACCATTTCCTCAAATATTTCTCCAAACGTTGTAAAGGCTGCCAATTCCCAATATCTGATCAATATATCGAGTTTCCCAAAGGTGAAGAAATACATTGTTGGCATCCAGAATGTTATGGAATTCATAAGTATTGGCATGTAAATTTAGCAGCAGAAACGGTTGGTTTGCAATGCCTTCCCAAGTTAAAGTATAATCCTGATGAGGGAGACAAAGATATAAGTCCAACTGCCTACGAGTTAGATAAACAAATGCAGGCGtttaatttcattttaTCTAAAACGTGGTCGGTTTTATATCGTTTTGAGGAAGAGGCAGCCTCTTGTATCTCTGATATGTTTCAATACTTAACAAGTAATGACCAGTTAAAAGGTATAGAATCTACGGCCCTATTGGTAATGAAGATTGACTGTCTTTTTAGAGGACTGGATACTTTAAATCTATCGACCAACAAAAGCATGCCTATTAATAGCGAAAAAGAATACACCGAAAACAATGCAATGGCTGTAAACAAATATAGCAAGTTTCCTAAAAATCTgtcaacaaaaataatgatatatttACAACTGTTAAGGAAGTTAGGgacagaaaacaaagatgaAACTATTACAATTTCATCTTTCATGTCTGTTATTACTGGATTAGCTCATTTCTTAAAACTACTAACTAGATTTGGACTATACACAGCtttagaaaataataaggTAAACCATTCTGTAAATCCGTTGTTAAGATTCTTAAGagaagtagaaaaaaatgaactttttgagAATAATCCATTTCAATATATCAAGACTCCTGTTAACGCTACAGATAGTTGCGCTGGATGCAATAAATACATACAGGAAGAGTGTATCCAATTTTATGAACACAGATGGcatatttcttgttttgtttgTAGTTCGTGTCATAAGAATATCAATCCGATGAGCTTGACAGATCCCACTTTTaacaaagagaagaaaaagattctATGTTCTCACTGTTCAATCGATGATCCTGCCTCCGTACCGGGTTTCAAATTTGTCACGAAACTGGCACAACTAATATTCCTTTTAAAAATTGCACTAGTTAAATCAAGAACGGTCATGCTAAAATCGAGAGCATCTAATACAGCTGGTAGAAACTCTCTTCAAAGTACCATGCTGAAGGAACAAACTTACATTAGAACATTGAACGACATAAAAAGATTGAGATCAAGAAGAGAAAGCGTTCGAGTCACTCATAACAAACAGCAAGCTAGAAAATCAGTTATAATAGAAACTACTGAGATAGATTTAAATGACCCGATGAAGCAAGGGGATAGGAAAAATCTCGTAATTCAAACAGACGATCTATCGTCAAATCAACAAGTCAATACTCGTGACAACGTATTCAGTAATACCAAAACACTAACGCTAGATGATATTTCACGTATTGTTGCTGCCGAACAAGCGAGAGAGTTAAGGCCCAATGCATTTACacacttcaaaaaattgaaagaaacgGATGACGAAACTTTGAATGTTGTTGCCAAGAAAAGTGGAATTTATTATTCAGAATTAAGTGCGATAGAACTATCAACAATTAGGGCTATCAGTTTATCATTGTTAGCTAATAAACAATTAATATCGAAAGCTGATCCCAACTATAATAATCTAGTTTCTATGGTCTTTTCGAATGAGAAACAGGTAACAGGTAGCTTTTggaacaaaatgaaaattatgATGAGTATGGAATCTAAAAAGACTATAGCAAAAACTGTTTTTGGTACACCTTTAGATGTATTGTGCGAGAAATGGGGTGTTGATTCTGATTTAGGTGTTGGACCTGTTAAAATCAGAATTCCCATAATTATTGACGAGCTTATATCATCTTTGAGGCAAATGGATATGTCAGTGGAAGGTATTTTTAGAAAGAACGGAAATATCCGAAGACTGAGAGAACTAACCACTACAATCGATAGTAGTCCGACAGAGGCGCCTGACTTTTCGAAAGAGAATGCAATCCAGTTGTCAgctcttttgaagaaatttattAGAGAATTACCTCAACCGATTTTATCAACCGATTTATATGACTTGTGGATCAAAGCTGCGAAAGAGGATTCAGAGGATAAGAAGCAACGTGTTATATTGTTGATATATTCCTTGTTGCCTACTTACAACCGCAATATACTGGAGGCACTTTTGTCGTTTTTGCATTGGAcatcttccttttcctacattgaaaatgaaatggGATCAAAAATGGACATACACAATTTATCCACTGTCATAACACCCAATATCTTGTATTTACACCATACGGAAGTCTCTAATGACAGCGTCCCAGAGGACCCAGAATCAGGTTTGATTGACTCATTTGCTCAGAACAGGGGGGAGAATTACTTTTTGGCTATTGAAATTGTAGATTATTTGATCACTCACAATGAGGAAATGGCAATGGTTCCAAAATTCTTGatgaatcttttgaaagatgtGCAGTTGCAAAAGTTGGATAACTACGAGTCAATTAACAATTTTATCTCGAActctttacaaaaaaagacaattgATTACTCTGAGTGTGATACAAAGACTCCTGTCATGGTTAAAGATTCTACTACCATGGTAATACAAGGTGATGTGAACAAATAA